The DNA region CGAATCAAAATATATTTTCGAACTCAACGACAAGGTAGTGGTAAAAGAATATGCATGGGAAAAACTCAAGTAAATGACAAACCTCTTACACATACTCCTCTTCCCCGGCCTGCTTTTCCTGCTGGTTGCCGGTGGTTTTTTATCCTGGTTCGACCGCAAGATTACAGCCTGGGTGCAATTCCGCAAAGGGCCGCCGATGCTGCAACCGCTCTATGATTTTGTGAAGCTGATGAGCAAGGAAACCATACTGCCGCGCAATGCCAGCCGGATGACTTTTCTTTCAGCGCCCATCTTTTCCGCTGCCGGGGCAGCCATAGCCGGTTTGCTGATCGTATTGCCCGCATTCGGCGTTTCGGGCGGATTCCGGGGCGATCTTATTGTGATCTTTTATGTACTGGCCATACCATCGCTTACTTATATTATGGGTGCGATGGCAAGCGGCAACCCGCTGGCTTCGCTGGGCGCGTCACGTGAAATGAAGTTGATCATCGCTTATGAGCTGAGTTTCCTGCTAATAATTGCAGCCATCATCCTCAAATCTGATTTTGCGATTGATATTGCCGGCATCATGGCTGCACAGCAAAGCGACGGAGCATTTATTGGCAGTATTTCAGGTGTACTTTTATTCATTGCACTACTCATGTGTATACAGGCCAAACTGGGTTTCGTACCTTTTGATGCCGCCGAAGCCGAAACAGAAATTGCATCCGGCTTCCTGATAGAGTATTCCGGTCCGCCACTGGCTTTTATCAAACTCTCGAAATATTTTTTAATCCTTGTGTTGCCGGTCCTCGCAGCAGTGCTGTTACTCGGTGGTTTTAACCTGGAAGGTTGGGGCATCCTCTGGGCCGTGCTGAAGATTTTGCTGGTTGTGTTGCTGGTAACGCTTGTCAGAAATACTAATCCGCGGCTGACTATTAAACAGGCGATGCGGTTTTTCTTTGTCTGGATGAATTTGCTAGTGATTGCGGCTATTGTGTTACATTATTTAGGACTTTAAAACTCTATACACGTGGGATTTAAAGAACATTGTTTTAAGAAATCGTTATGGTTGTTCCATTTTGGTGGAGCATCCTGCAACAATTGTGACATCGAAATTCTCGACTGCCTCACACCCCGCTACGATGTGGAGCGTTTTGGGATGGTGCTGGTAGGTAGTGTGCGCCACGCCGATGTGCTGCTCGTAAACGGCAGCATTAACGCCAAATGTCGCAGCCGACTGCTAGAAATTTACAAACAAGCACCCAAACCCATTGTAGTTGTAGCAATCGGCGCTTGTGGTTGCACCGGCGGCATCTTCGCCGAAGGAAACACCTTTGCCGGGCCTGTGGATAAGATCATTCCGGTAGATGTTTACATCCCGGGCTGTCCGCCAAAACCCGAAGCCATCCTGGCCGGAATTGTGAACTTTTTAAATAAAAACTAAACGACAACCATGGATAACCAGGAACTCATAGAACTACTGAAATTCAAGTTCAAGAACGATATACAACAAGTGTATATCAGGTTCAAGAACCGTGTAACGCTTCAGGTGAAAAAAGAAGGGCTCCCTAAACTGGCTACTTACCTTTTTAAGGAGCACCGTGCAAGGTTCATCATTGCCTCGGCCATGGACAATAGCGATAAATTCGAGATCGTGTATCATTTCAGTAAAGATGACAGCGGCTTAATGCTGAACCTCAAGGTATTCCTGCCTAAAGAAAAGCCGGAAATAGAATCATTGGTTCCACTGTTCGTAGCAGCCGATTGGATCGAAAGGGAAATGCATGAACTTTTTGGCATCAAATTCCTGAACCACCCCAACCTGGTTCCATTGATCTCAAATGGTAACTGGGAAGACAAGGCTTTCCCCTACGCTAAGAAAACTGTAAAACAGAAGCAATTATGAAAACAGTCATACCGGTCGGACCCTATCACCCGCTGCAGGAAGAGCCTGAATTGTTCAAGCTTTACTGCGATGGCGAAACCGTTGTGGACATTGACTGGGAAACAGGCTACAACCACCGCGGCATTGAAAAGATCAACGAAAGCAAGACTTTTGAACAGGTTTTCTTTGTGGTGGAACGCATTTGCGGCATTTGCTCCACTTCACATCCTTTTGCCTATGCCAACGCCATGGAAGAGTTATCGCATGTAAAAGTTCCCGACCGTGCCAATTATATCCGCTGCATCATCGGCGAGTTGGAACGCCTGCACAGCCATCTGCTTTGGGTAGGGCTGGCCGGCCATTTTATTGGCTACAACACCGTTTTTATGTGGACATGGAAATACCGTGAACCCGTACTTGACCTTTTCGAAATGATCACCGGCAACCGCAACTCTTACGCCATGTTTAAGATTGGCGGGGTAAGGCGCGATATTCCCAACGATAAATTCCCCGCCATCCGCAAAGTGTTGGCTGGTTTGAAACCCAAGGTTGATCTGTTGCTCGGTGCTGTGCTTGACGACCCGGTCATTCATGCAAGAACCAAGGGCGTTGGAATATTGACAAAACAGGATATTATTGATTTTTGTGCCGTTGGGCCTACTGCACGTGCATCGGGTCTGGCGATTGATATTCGCAAAGATGATCCTTATGCCGCCTATGGCATGCTCGACTGGAAAGTGATTACCGCCGAAGAAGGTGATGTATTTGCCAAAGCTGCTGTCAGGTTCCTTGAAATGTACGAATCCATTAAAATTATTGAGCAATCATTGACCGCGATGGAAAAACTACCTGAAGGTGATATTAGCGCCAAAGTAAAAAATATTCCTGATGGTGAGGGATGTGGTCGAGCCGAAGCGCCACGCGGTGAAGTATTTCACTTTGTGAAATCCGATGGTTCGAACTCCCCGGTTCGCCATAAAATACGCGCACCGAGTTATGTAAACATTGCCACGTTTAAAAAGTCCTGCATTGGTCAAAACATTTCTGATGCTACACTGGCGCTGGCTGCTGTTGACCCATGCTATTGCTGCACTGAGCGCATGGCCTTTGCCTACGATGCTTACAGTAAAAAGAGAATCATGGATGGAAACGATCTGATAAGGCTTTCGCAGAAACGCACCGAAGAATTGAAACGCAAACTATAAACCCATGAACGAGTTGCATTTAATCATACTGTTACCGATTTTTGCTGGCATTGTGCTATTTTTTGTGCCGGAAAAATTCATACGGTTCAAGTCCATCGTTTCAGTGCTGGTGGCAATTGTTGTGCTTTATTGTGCCTTTGTGGTATTTGGTATGGAGAATCAGCTGTTCCGATTTGGATTGGGGCAAGGATATTTCCGCGATCACCCAACCATATACAACCTGCTGAGAGTTTCATCCAATTTTATGACCCTGCACCTGGATGGATTAAGCCGCCTGGTGGTATTGTTTTCCAGCCTTTTTGCACTGCTGATCCTGATCTATTCCGTTGTTTATATCTCGGTTCGCAAGATGCCGAGGCAATACTATCCTCATTTTCTGATCACTATAGGCAGCGCTGCCGGCGCCATCATGGCCGACAATCTGCTGATCTTTGTCTTTTTCTGGGGTGTGCTGGGCTATACGCTTTACATGCTTATCAAAGGAAATACTGACGCTGCTGCATCTACTGCCAAAAAAACATTTATCATGATCGGCGCATCCGACGGGATCATGATACTTGGCATTGCCCTGCTTTGGAAAATGAACTATGCCATGCAGATTTCCACCATCAGCGTTCCTACCATGAATGTTTTGCAGATTGTGGCATTTTTGTGCCTACTCATCGGCGCGTTTACCAAAGCAGGCGCTTTCCCATTCCATACCTGGGTTCCGGATTATGCACAACATGCGCCGGCGAGTTCATCGGCTTATTTGCCGGCATCGCTGGATAAGTTGCTGGGCATATATTTCCTGGCCCGCATCTGCAACGATATGTTTGTGTTGAACCAATGGCTCACACTCACACTTGTCATTATTGGTGTGCTGACCATCATTATTGCTGTGCTGATGGCATTGATTCAGCATAATTACAAACGTCTTTTAGGATATCATGCCGTTTCGCAGGTAGGTTATATGGTTATGGGGCTTGCCCTGGGAACTCCGCTTGGAATTGCTGGTGGTTTGTTCCACATGATCAACCATGCCCTTTATAAAAGCGGTTTATTCCTGAGTGCCGGCGCTGTTGATCGCATGACCGGCAAGGAAAACATCGAAGACCTGGGCGGGCTTTCGCGGGCTATGCCTTTTACTTTTTTTGCAGCTTTAATATTCGCACTTTCCATCTCAGGCATACCGCCGCTGAACGGGTTCGCATCAAAATGGCTGATCTATCAGGGTATTGTTGAGTTCGGAACACAACCCGGCGTAGCCAACCAATTGTGGATGGTGTGGCTGGGATTGGCAGTGTTTGGCTCAGCGCTAACGCTGGCCAGTTTTATCAAGTTTATCAGCGGGATTTTCTGGGGTCGTATTAAGGAAACCTATATGAGCCTGCATAAGGTATCGCCCGTGTTATGGGCGCCACAGATTTTCTTAGCCTTGCTCTGCATTGCCTTCGGTGTGTTTGCCACTTCATGGGTCATACCTAAACTGATCATGCCCATTACCGGTGATTTTGAATACTTTGGGCTTTTCCAGTCATCCTACCTGGGATTGCTGGTGTTGATTTCCATTGTGCTGGGCTGGTTGATCTATTGGATCGGCAATATCCACAAAGTACGCGTTGAAGACAATTTTATCCTGGGGGAAAAGGCTATAAAAGACACGGGATTTCCCGCACTTGAATATTACAAAACCATTAGCCAGGCCGGGTTCTTTGCATGGATGTACCGCAAGGCCGGAAAAAAATGGTTCGACATTTATGATATTTCAAAAAGCATTGTGCTGGGATTCAGCAAGGGACTGAGTTCACTGCATACCGGAATACTTCCCGTGTATGCTATTTGGATCATCGCAGGATTACTTATAATGATGATAATTTTTATTTAAAGCATAGCCATGGAATATATTATAAGCGTTTTACTTATTCTTATGATTGCCGGATCCATTTACACCCTGCATGCCAGCGACCTGCTTTCGGCCATTGTATCCTACGGTATCGTGGGCTTTGGCCTCGTAATCATTTTTCTATTCCTGAAAGCACCTGACCTGGCAATTGTGCAGATTGTGGTTGAAATCATTACACTGATAATCATGATTGCAGTGATCCGTAACAGCAGTAAAGAAGACCTGCAGGAAGGTGCCACCATTAAGTTAGAAGGCGTCAGGTATGTAAATCTGCACCAGTTGATTTATATTTCCGGAGCCACGCTTCTCGGAATTGGCCTGGTTTACTATTTCATTCTGTCAACGGCTGGACTGGATGCTTTTGGCGTGCATGAAATGCGCATGTCGCAGGTGTATGTGGAGCAGGGTGCCGAACTTACCGGAAGTGCCAACCTTGTAACGGGTATTCTTTTCGATTTCAGGGGTTATGACACGCTTGGCGAAGCCACAATTTTAATATCGGCAGTGGTTGGCATCTTAACAATTTTGCGAATAAAGGGGAGGAAATAGCATGCAAAGTGATAAAGGAATGACCATCATCGTCAAAAAAACAACCCAGATACTGGTGGGGATAATTGTGCTATTTGGCGCTTATATCATCACTCACGGGCATCTTACACCAGGTGGAGGATTTGCCGGAGGAACGATCATTGCTGGTGCATTTATACTGCTTATTCTTGCTTATGGCGACGACGTAATGCACCTGCGTGCTACAAAAGAGGATTCGTCGCAGCTCGAAAATATTGCACTTTTCATGTTTCTGCTTTTTGGATCCCTGGGCATGTTCATGATCCCCTCAGTTTTTTTTAAAAATTATTTGCCTTTGGGAACCGTTGGCGAATTGCTGAGTGCCGGTGTAATTCCATTGTTTAACTTTTTTGTGGGCATTGAAGTCGCGGCAGCATTGTTCACCATTTTCCTGGCATTCGTAATACTAAAGGAGGAAGACAAATGACATTGTTTTTATTGTGCTTTTTGCTGTTTCTGGTTGGCTTGTATGGTGTAATCACCAGGCGCAACCTCATTAAGATCGTTTTGGGTCTTTGCATTATGGAATACAGTCTGAATCTGTTTTTTGTCCTTATAGGATATGTGCATGATGGAATTGCTCCAATCATCACGAAAGGTTCGGAAAGAGCCACTTTTGTTGACCCGCTGCCACAAGCTATGGTACTCACAGTTATTGTGATCGGACTGGCCACCACCGCCATGTTGCTTGCCATTGCCATCAGGCTTTACCGCAAACACGGCACTTTCGACATCAGAGAAATCAATTCATTGAAAGGATAGGAAATGAAAGCTTTGATTCCATTATTTGTGATTCTGCCGCTGGCCGCCGCCTTCCTGATACCAATTTTTGCAGGCAAAGTGAGAGGCTTCGATAAATACCTGGCCTCTACGGTAATGCTGTCAACTGTGGTATTCAGCCTGTGGTTGTTATTTGTACCTGAACCTTATCCACTAATTTATAAAATTGGTGGTTGGGAACCAGTGAATGGAATACCTATCGGATTATATTTTGTACTAGATGGATTGACCGTTTTCATGCTCTGTATCATCTCGGTTGTTGGATTTCTTTCAGCTTTCTATTCGATAAACTATATTGCCAAGTTTACCGGTGAAAAATATTTTTATGCCCTTTTTTGCCTGATGGTGACTGGGATGAACGGAGTAGTGCTGGCCGGCGACCTTTTCAATCTGTTTGTTTTCCTTGAAATTTCCGTAATTGCCTCATATGCCTTGGTGGCCTTCGGTATCGAAAAGCAGGAACTGGAAGCTTCTTTCAAATACCAGGTAATGGGTGGGCTGGCTTCATTACTAATTGTGCTGGGCATTGCCATGCTTTACTGGCAAACCAAAACATTAAACATTGCAGATATTGCGCTGGTGCTTGAAGGTGTGAACGACAAAAAGTTCATGTTGTTTACCCAATTCCTGCTACTGGCAGGCTTCGGGTTAAAAGCAGCTTTAATCCCTTTTCATGCCTGGCTGCCTGATGCACATTCCTCAGCGCCATCGCCCATTTCGGCCATGCTATCTGGAGTACTTATTAAAGCCATCGGAATTTATGCAATCATTCGCCTGTTCTTCAATATGTTCATGTTGAGTACTGATATCGCCTGGGTAATTATTGTGCTTGGCTCGCTATCAATGATATTCGGCGTTTTCCTGGCCATTGGCCAATGGGATTTGAAACGGCTGCTGGCTTACCACAGCATCAGCCAGATGGGATATGTAATTCTGGGAACCGGAATAGGTATGCTAATCCTTGCCAGAGGTGGGGATTTGAAAGTGGCTTCGCTGGCTATTGCAGGAGGTTTGTTCCATCTTGTGAATCATGCCGTATTTAAAGGATTGCTCTTCCTGAATGCCGGCGCTATTGAATACAGAACAGGCACAAGAAAACTGCAGGAAATGGGTGGATTATCGGAAAAAATGCCTATTACTTCTGCGACTTCTTTAAGCGCTTCTATGGCAATTTCGGGCATACCACCGTTTAATGGGTTCTTCAGCAAGTTGTTGATTATCGTAGCCGCAGTACTTGGGAAATTCTATTTATTGGCGCTGTTTGCCGTAATTGTTAGCATCATTACACTGGCATCTTTTATGAAGGTTCAAAAATATGCATTTTACGGTTCATCCCTTCGCCGTGAAATTGAAAAAATAAAGGAAGTGCCTTTTGCCATGAGTTTCTCGATGATTGTAATGGCTTTGCTTTGCCTGGCCTTGAGCCTGTTGATTTTCCCGGGGATCAGAGAAACGATTTTAATGCCGGCAGTGGAAAGTTTGATGAATATGGGAAATTATGGAGTTGAAATATTGGGATATTGAATTTCAGATTGACGATTTCGGATTTAATTTTGAAATTTTAGACTTTGAATTTTGATCTGGTGCCTTGGAACTTGGATTTGGAATTTTGGACTTTAGACCTTAAAATATGAGAAGCATTGCATTATTCATCCTGCTCTTTGGTTTCTGGCTGATATTTACCTTTAGTTTGAAAACCGACCATATAATTGTGGGAGCGTTGCTGTCACTGGTTATTACACTATTCTTCGGGAGGTATTATGTGGAAGAACCAGTGAAATTTCTTCACCCACACAGGTGGTTGTGGTCAATAATCTATATCATCATTTTTCTATGGGAATGTGTGAAAGCCAATTTTGATGTCGCTTACCGGGTCATACATCCCGATTTACCTATCCACCCAGGCATCGTTAAAGTGAAGCTGAATCTTCAAACCGATATGGCACGTGCTATCCTGGCCAATTCCATTACCATGACTCCGGGAACCATCACTGTGGATATACAGGACAACTACATTTACATACACTGGATTAATGTGCGGGGGCAAAGACCCGAAGAGTATTCATACCGCATCTGCGGAAAATTTGAAAAATATATTGGGAGGATTTTCGAATGAACCTGTTGACCAACATCTTTCTTTATTCGCTGATAGCCATGTGTTTCATGTGCTTTTACCGGGTAGTGCGCGGCCCCACCATCGCCGACCGCCTGGTTGGGATTGATATTCTCGGCATTCTTGTAGTAGGAATAACAGCCATCATTGCTTATAAAACCGGTATGAGTTTTATACTTGATATTGGAATCGCCTGGATCATTCTGAGTTTTATCGGAACATTAACGCTGGCAAAATATTTATGGAGGAACAAGCTCAATGAATGAAACCATTAGCATCATACTGATTATCATCGGCCTGCTGTTCGATTTTTTCGGGTGCCTGGGGCTGATACGTTTGCCGGATGTGTATAACCGCCTGCAATCGGCAACCAAATGTGTTACTTTGGGAACCTGGTGCATTTTACTTGCATTGCTGATACGCTTTGGTTTCACAGAGATAGGTATGAAAGCACTGATTGCCATACCATTGTTGTTTCTAGCTTCCACTGTGGCA from Bacteroidales bacterium includes:
- a CDS encoding monovalent cation/H(+) antiporter subunit G; amino-acid sequence: MNETISIILIIIGLLFDFFGCLGLIRLPDVYNRLQSATKCVTLGTWCILLALLIRFGFTEIGMKALIAIPLLFLASTVAAHSLVRGSYHYGIKLWDKSVRDEYAADAGIDEGVGKKAE
- a CDS encoding DUF4040 domain-containing protein, producing MEYIISVLLILMIAGSIYTLHASDLLSAIVSYGIVGFGLVIIFLFLKAPDLAIVQIVVEIITLIIMIAVIRNSSKEDLQEGATIKLEGVRYVNLHQLIYISGATLLGIGLVYYFILSTAGLDAFGVHEMRMSQVYVEQGAELTGSANLVTGILFDFRGYDTLGEATILISAVVGILTILRIKGRK
- a CDS encoding NADH/ubiquinone/plastoquinone (complex I); the protein is MKALIPLFVILPLAAAFLIPIFAGKVRGFDKYLASTVMLSTVVFSLWLLFVPEPYPLIYKIGGWEPVNGIPIGLYFVLDGLTVFMLCIISVVGFLSAFYSINYIAKFTGEKYFYALFCLMVTGMNGVVLAGDLFNLFVFLEISVIASYALVAFGIEKQELEASFKYQVMGGLASLLIVLGIAMLYWQTKTLNIADIALVLEGVNDKKFMLFTQFLLLAGFGLKAALIPFHAWLPDAHSSAPSPISAMLSGVLIKAIGIYAIIRLFFNMFMLSTDIAWVIIVLGSLSMIFGVFLAIGQWDLKRLLAYHSISQMGYVILGTGIGMLILARGGDLKVASLAIAGGLFHLVNHAVFKGLLFLNAGAIEYRTGTRKLQEMGGLSEKMPITSATSLSASMAISGIPPFNGFFSKLLIIVAAVLGKFYLLALFAVIVSIITLASFMKVQKYAFYGSSLRREIEKIKEVPFAMSFSMIVMALLCLALSLLIFPGIRETILMPAVESLMNMGNYGVEILGY
- a CDS encoding NADH-quinone oxidoreductase subunit H, encoding MTNLLHILLFPGLLFLLVAGGFLSWFDRKITAWVQFRKGPPMLQPLYDFVKLMSKETILPRNASRMTFLSAPIFSAAGAAIAGLLIVLPAFGVSGGFRGDLIVIFYVLAIPSLTYIMGAMASGNPLASLGASREMKLIIAYELSFLLIIAAIILKSDFAIDIAGIMAAQQSDGAFIGSISGVLLFIALLMCIQAKLGFVPFDAAEAETEIASGFLIEYSGPPLAFIKLSKYFLILVLPVLAAVLLLGGFNLEGWGILWAVLKILLVVLLVTLVRNTNPRLTIKQAMRFFFVWMNLLVIAAIVLHYLGL
- a CDS encoding Na+/H+ antiporter subunit E yields the protein MRSIALFILLFGFWLIFTFSLKTDHIIVGALLSLVITLFFGRYYVEEPVKFLHPHRWLWSIIYIIIFLWECVKANFDVAYRVIHPDLPIHPGIVKVKLNLQTDMARAILANSITMTPGTITVDIQDNYIYIHWINVRGQRPEEYSYRICGKFEKYIGRIFE
- the nuoB gene encoding NADH-quinone oxidoreductase subunit NuoB, giving the protein MGFKEHCFKKSLWLFHFGGASCNNCDIEILDCLTPRYDVERFGMVLVGSVRHADVLLVNGSINAKCRSRLLEIYKQAPKPIVVVAIGACGCTGGIFAEGNTFAGPVDKIIPVDVYIPGCPPKPEAILAGIVNFLNKN
- a CDS encoding NADH-quinone oxidoreductase subunit C; protein product: MDNQELIELLKFKFKNDIQQVYIRFKNRVTLQVKKEGLPKLATYLFKEHRARFIIASAMDNSDKFEIVYHFSKDDSGLMLNLKVFLPKEKPEIESLVPLFVAADWIEREMHELFGIKFLNHPNLVPLISNGNWEDKAFPYAKKTVKQKQL
- a CDS encoding nickel-dependent hydrogenase large subunit; protein product: MMKTVIPVGPYHPLQEEPELFKLYCDGETVVDIDWETGYNHRGIEKINESKTFEQVFFVVERICGICSTSHPFAYANAMEELSHVKVPDRANYIRCIIGELERLHSHLLWVGLAGHFIGYNTVFMWTWKYREPVLDLFEMITGNRNSYAMFKIGGVRRDIPNDKFPAIRKVLAGLKPKVDLLLGAVLDDPVIHARTKGVGILTKQDIIDFCAVGPTARASGLAIDIRKDDPYAAYGMLDWKVITAEEGDVFAKAAVRFLEMYESIKIIEQSLTAMEKLPEGDISAKVKNIPDGEGCGRAEAPRGEVFHFVKSDGSNSPVRHKIRAPSYVNIATFKKSCIGQNISDATLALAAVDPCYCCTERMAFAYDAYSKKRIMDGNDLIRLSQKRTEELKRKL
- a CDS encoding cation:proton antiporter subunit C encodes the protein MTLFLLCFLLFLVGLYGVITRRNLIKIVLGLCIMEYSLNLFFVLIGYVHDGIAPIITKGSERATFVDPLPQAMVLTVIVIGLATTAMLLAIAIRLYRKHGTFDIREINSLKG